The Hyphomicrobiales bacterium genome window below encodes:
- a CDS encoding DUF927 domain-containing protein, producing the protein MLLLAFAAPLLKLANWQGCTVNALGESGVGKSTMAEFMCSVPAARRARGWAATTPTWPACSAWAPTTTCRCTWTRLRPSSRSRCAISCTRYPPARTGRRCAPTTRCGPAPSG; encoded by the coding sequence ATGCTGCTGCTCGCCTTCGCGGCGCCGCTGCTGAAGCTCGCCAACTGGCAGGGCTGCACGGTCAACGCGCTCGGCGAGTCGGGCGTCGGCAAGAGCACCATGGCGGAGTTCATGTGCTCCGTCCCGGCAGCCCGAAGGGCTCGTGGGTGGGCCGCAACGACACCGACCTGGCCCGCATGCAGCGCCTGGGCGCCCACTACAACCTGCCGGTGTACATGGACGAGGCTACGACCATCAAGCCGGAGCCGCTGCGCGATCTCGTGTACTCGATACCCACCGGCAAGAACAGGTCGTCGATGCGCGCCGACTACACGCTGCGGCCCGGCGCCGAGTGGGTGA
- a CDS encoding lysozyme: protein MIDRRATAALSLSATALVSLAIFEGYRDRAYVPVPGDVPTIGFGTTDGVKPGDTITPPKALERALHDVQKFEGALKHCVRVPLHQHEYDAYVNLAYNIGPGAFCGSTLVRKLNAGDYIGACQQILVWDKFKGKPLRGLTIRRQQEHQQCMGETS from the coding sequence ATGATTGATCGACGCGCTACTGCCGCCCTGTCGTTATCTGCCACTGCGCTGGTGAGCCTTGCGATCTTCGAGGGCTACCGGGACCGGGCGTACGTGCCGGTGCCCGGTGATGTTCCGACGATCGGCTTCGGCACGACCGATGGTGTCAAGCCTGGTGACACGATTACGCCGCCGAAGGCGCTGGAGCGCGCTTTGCATGACGTACAAAAATTTGAAGGCGCGCTAAAACACTGCGTCAGGGTTCCGCTGCATCAGCACGAGTATGACGCTTACGTAAATCTGGCGTACAACATCGGCCCCGGTGCGTTCTGTGGTTCGACACTGGTGCGCAAGCTAAACGCCGGAGACTACATTGGCGCATGCCAGCAGATACTCGTTTGGGATAAGTTCAAAGGCAAGCCGTTGCGCGGACTCACTATCCGCCGGCAGCAGGAACACCAACAATGTATGGGAGAAACATCGTGA